The DNA sequence GACATGAGGCTGGTCAGGCAGTTACTGTTTAGCAAATAGCTGTTCAAGCCGCGTCAGCAGGTTGCTGGCGCTATAATAATCAAGCCGGAAGGACTCATCCCCTAACGCATAAACCTGCTTATTTTTTACCGCCGGTGTTGCGGCAAGCAATGGCTCAGCCAGCAATGCAGCCTTACCCTCTTCCCCGGTAGCAAACATCATTACGGTGTTGCCCGTCAGTCCCGTCACCAGATTCTCTCCGCTTAGCGGAACGATATCTTTCCGTTTCATTCGCTGACTGGCTTTGATGCTTACCGCGGGAAGCTGTGCCAGGGTGAAGCCTAAGGATTCCAGCAATTTTCCCTGAGCAGACTCAGTGGTCCACAGATTCACTAACCGGCTATGGGCATTGAACACCAGCGCTGAAACCGGTTGTGGCGGCAGCACCAGCTTTGCTTTCACTTCTTTTTCGCGCTGAGCATACGTCTGGATCGACTTTTCAGCCTGTGCTTCATGGCCGGTTGCCTGCGCAAGAATACGTTCTACCTGTTGCCAGCTTTTATCATCGTAATTGACGACCAGCGTTGGAGCCATCGCCGAAAGACGCTCGTATATTGGCAGCGCAGAATCATTGCCTGTGGCGCTAACGATGATCAAATCGGGGTTTTCCGCCGCAATCGCTTCAAGATTGGGTTCACCCGTATATAAACGTTTAACGCCTTTTTCCGTCGCCGTCTTGCCCCACTGACGGAAAAAACCCTGCTGGTCTGTAATCTTATGTCCCGGCATGGCTGCACCACTGGCAACGACCGGTGCCCCGATGGCAAGCAGCGAGCCCGTCAGCGTCACGCTGGTAGAGACAATGCGTTCAGGCTGATGGTTAATCACCAGCTCGCCATCCCGGTTAGGAATATGACGCGGCCAGCCTTGCTCGGCCTGAGCCTGAGTGAAGGGCACGACGGAAAAAGCAGAGAGTAACAGCGGAACGACTAGTCTGGCGAAACGTATCATTGAGTCAGCTCTATTCAGCGAAACGAAGCAGCATACTGCCCCGATAAACATCCGGAACCGAAGATGATAATGATTATCTTTGCTATTAGAAAGGGGATTTGCCGTGCGTCGGGGAAATGTGAACCATCTTCCAGCGTGACGTAAAAGAAAAGGGACACAAATTTGTGTCCCTTACTGGCTTAGCGCTGATAGATAATTTCGACGCCTTCGTCGTCTTCATCATCCCAGTCTTCATCCCAGTCATCATCTTCTTCAACCGCCACTTCGGCTTCTTCGAGCTGCTGGCGGTGGTAATCATCCCACATGAATTCCACTTTCTCTGGCTGCTTCTCTTCCACTTCCGCTTCTTTAGGATTGGCGTTAATGAAGGACATCACATCCCAGCACAGCGGGGTCACGCCGACGCGATTGGCGGCAGAGATCAGGTAATATTTCTCCGTCCAGCCCAGCGCATCAGCGATAGCTTTCGCGCGGGATTCCGCCTCTTCCTGATCCAGCAGGTCGACTTTGTTGAAAACCAGCCAGCGTGGCTTGTTGAAAAGCTTTTCGCTATATTTTTCCAGCTCAGCCAAAATGATACGGGCATTTTCAACCGGATCGGATTCATCGATTGGGGCCAGATCAATAGTGTGTAACAGAACGCGACAGCGCTCGAGGTGCTTCAGGAAGCGAATGCCTAAACCGGCACCGTCAGAAGCGCCTTCAATCAGGCCTGGAATATCGGCGACCACGAAGCTTTGTTCGCTGTCCATACGTACCACGCCCAGGCTTGGTACCAGAGTGGTAAATGGATAATCCGCTACTTTTGGCTTCGCCGCAGAGACTGCACGGATAAAGGTAGATTTACCGGCATTCGGCAGGCCCAACATCCCCACGTCGGCCAGCAGCATCAGCTCAAGCTGCAAGTCGCGCTTCTCACCAGGCGTACCCATGGTTTTTTGACGCGGCGAACGGTTAACGGAAGATTTAAAACGCGTGTTGCCAAGGCCGTGCCAGCCGCCTTTAGCGACCATTTGCACCTGACCATGAGTCATCATGTCGCCCAGGGTTTCACCGGTACCCTGATCGATAATACGCGTTCCTACCGGTACTTTGATGATCACATCTTTCCCGCGCTTACCGGTACAGTCACGGCTCTGGCCGTTCTGGCCACGTTCAGCACGGAAAGATTTTTCAAAACGATAATCGATCAGCGTATTCAGGTTTTCATCAGCCTGCATGTAAACATCGCCGCCGTCACCGCCGTCACCACCGTCCGGACCACCTCTGGGAATATATTTTTCACGACGGAAGCTGACGCAGCCATTGCCGCCATCACCCGCAGCAACGAGGATCGTCGCTTCATCAACAAACTTCATGTTACTTCTCCGTAAATCATTTGCCCGCTGCCGATCAACCTTGCAGTCGGATGATCCGTCGTGGCTCGTGAACGATGGCCTGATGACGGAAACAGGGGTTCTGATGCTGCAAAGGTCTTCGCGATGCAATCAGAAAGAGGATCCGCCTTAAGACATCGTGCAGCTGAATATAAAGTGTACAGCAAAAAACCTGTTTGCTGCGAATCCGCTGGCGGAAACAGCCCCATGCGGATTGAAAAGCAGAATGTAAAAAGCCCCGCAATCATAGCGGGGCTTTTTGATTCGCTGCTAAAAGCGGTATCAGGTACCGCTTTCAGGCACGAAAACCTTACTCAGCAACGATGCTGATGTATTTACGGTTGTTCGGGCCTTTCACTTCGAACTGGACCTTGCCGTTTGCAGTTGCAAACAGGGTGTGGTCACGGCCGCAGCCTACGTTGGTGCCCGCGTGGAATTTGGTGCCACGCTGACGAACGATGATGCTACCTGCCAGTACAGATTCGCCGCCGAAACGCTTAACGCCCAGACGTTTTGCATTGGAATCGCGACCATTTCGAGTGGAGCCGCCAGCCTTTTTGTGTGCCATTTGTCAGATCTCCTCTTATGCGCTGATGCCAGTGATCTTCACGTCAGTGAACCACTGACGGTGACCCTGCTGCTTACGGTAATGCTTACGACGACGGAACTTAACGATCTTGATTTTGTCGCCGCGACCGTGCGCAATGATTTCTGCTTTGATCACGCCACCTGAAACTAAAGGCGCGCCAATAGTCACTTCTTCGCCGTTAGCAATCATCAGAACCTGGTCGAACTCAATAGTTTCGCCGGTTGCGATGTCCAGCTTTTCCAGGCGAACGGTCTGACCTTCGCTTACTCGGTGTTGTTTACCACCACTTTGGAAAACCGCGTACATATAAAACTCCGCTCTCGCGCTTGCCGTCTTGGTTTCAGGCTGCGCTATAAATATTCACAATAGGGCGCGAATTCTACGCAACTTCGCGGGGGAAGACAAGTGCCTGATGGCGGGTATTGCAGAAAAAAAACGCAAAGCACAGGCAAATGTTTCACAGTCGCAATTTTCAAGTACAATCTGTTATACATTACATGCCGCAGGCACGGGTAAAGACGCTTATCATAGCAGCATACTGAGCAATAGCTGAACAGACTGATGAACTTAGAACAGATAAACGAACTCACCGCGCAGGACATGGCGGACGTCAATGCAACAATACTCGAACAGCTGAATTCCGAGGTTTCCCTTATCAATCAGCTGGGATATTACATCATTAGCGGTGGTGGCAAACGGATCCGCCCCATGATCGCCGTTCTGGCAGCGCGCGCGGTGAATTATTCAGGAAAACAACACGTTACTGTCGCAGCGCTGATAGAATTTATTCACACTGCGACCCTGCTGCACGATGATGTGGTTGATGAATCTGATATGCGCCGCGGTAAAGCCACCGCCAATGCCGCCTTTGGTAACGCTGCCAGCGTGCTGGTCGGCGATTTTATCTATACGCGTGCGTTTCAGATGATGACCAGCCTTGGCTCGCTGCGCGTTCTGGCACTGATGTCGGAGGCCGTAAACGTCATTGCAGAAGGCGAAGTCCTACAGCTGATGAACTGTAATGACCCGGATATTACAGAAGAAAGCTACATGCGGGTGATTTACAGTAAAACAGCTCGCCTGTTTGAAGCTGCCGCTCAGTCTTCCGCAATTCTGGCCGATGCGTCGCCAGAACAGGAACGGGCGTTACAGGATTATGGCCGCTATATCGGCACAGCTTTCCAGCTTATCGACGATCTTTTGGATTACAGCGCCGATGGCAAAACGCTGGGCAAAAACGTGGGTGATGACCTGAGCGAAGGTAAGCCGACGCTGCCCTTGCTGCACGCCATGCGTAACGGAACAGCTGAACAAGCCGCGATGATTCGTGAGGCTATTGAGCAAGGCAATGGTCGCCATTTACTTGATCCAGTTCTGGAAACCATGCGCCAATGCGGCTCGCTCGAATGGACACGTGAATCAGCAGAACGCGAAGCTGACAAAGCGATTGCCAGCCTTGCAGTACTGCCTGAATCGCCCTGGCGCAGCGCGCTTGAAGCGCTGGCGCATATGTCCGTTCAGCGGGAATTCTAATCCAACCTGAAGCGCGGATTTCCGCGCTTTATCTCTCCCTGTGTTTCTCCTTCTCCGCGCTTTTTATTTCGCTTTTTTCTGCCTTTTTTCAAATGTAACGCATCACAGCATTGCGTAACTTTTGCGAATTACCGCACAACTTATAAATCCCATTAAGAAAGAATTGGAAAATTCTGGAATTTTATTGGTATATTTTACCGAGGGGAATAGTGGCTAACTCGTTATTTTTTTGAGAAACGGGTCAAGGCTCCACCGATAAACCCTGAGATGACTTCCAGAAAATTCTGGAAATTGTTATGTGTACATGGAGAAGACACACATGGTAGATAAGAAAAAAGACTGGCATAACGCGGATATTATTGCAGGCTTACGAAAAAGAGGTACAACGCTTGCCGGATTATCACGCGAGGCGGGACTAAGCTCCTCGACGCTGGCAAACGCGCTGTTCAGATCCTGGCCGAAAGGCGAGTGGCTGATTGCTGATGCATTAATGACTCATCCATCAGAAATCTGGCCCAGCCGCTATTACGATCCCGTGACCAACAAGCTGATCGATCGTAAAAAACTGATGCGATCATAAGCCCTTTCCGGGTATCCCTGCCTTTTGGGATAGAAAAATGCCCCGCCGGCTTAGCGCTGACGGGGCAGAGAAATGCTTTACCAGGGCGGCACGTAACCGTCCCTGTTATAAGCACTATGCGGCTTTATTCGCTGCCGCTGATACGCTCAATGCGCGCACCAAGCGCGATGAGCTTATCTTCAATGTGTTCGTAACCACGATCGATATGGTAAATGCGGTCAACGATCGTCGTCCCTTCCGCAATACAACCCGCCAGCACCAGGCTCGCGGATGCACGCAGATCGGTCGCCATTACCTGAGCACCGGAAAGTTTTTCTACGCCATGACAAATGGCCGTATTGCTCTCAATCTCGGCATGAGCGCCCATACGGATCAGCTCCGGCACGTGCATAAAGCGGTTTTCAAAGATAGTCTCGGTAATGACACCGGTTCCCTCTGCAACCAGGTTCAACAGGCTAAACTGTGCCTGCATATCGGTCGGGAAACCTGGATGTGGCGCGGTGCGGAAGTTAACCGCTTTTGGACGCTTACCCTGCATATCAAGGCTAATCCAGTCGTCACCCAACTCAATATCCGCCCCCGCTTCACGCAGCTTTGCCAGCACCGCATCCAGCGTATCCGGCTGCGTGTCACGGCAGATCACTTTGCCGCCGGAAATGGCCGCTGCAATCAGGAAGGTACCGGTCTCAATACGGTCAGGCAGCACGCGATAAACACCCCCGCCTAAACGCTCAACACCCTCGATGGTGATGCGATCGCTACCTGCGCCGGTGATTTTAGCGCCGAGCGTATTCAGGAAGTTAGCCGTATCAACAATTTCCGGCTCGCGCGCGGCATTTTCGATAACGGTTTTGCCGGTCGCCAGCGTGGCAGCACTCATGATAGTGACGGTCGCGCCTACGCTAACCTTGTCCATCACAATATGTGCGCCTTTCAGTCGGCCGTTAACAGAAGCTTTGACATAGCCCTCTTCCAGTTTGATTTCCGCACCCAGCTGCTCAAGGCCGGTAATGTGTAAATCAACCGGACGAGCGCCAATCGCACAGCCGCCGGGCAGAGAAACCTGCCCCTGGCCGAAACGCGCCACCAGTGGACCCAGCGCCCAGATAGAAGCGCGCATGGTTTTCACCAAATCGTATGGCGCACAGTAAATATTGACGTCGCTGGCATCCAAATGGACGGAACCGTTACGCTCTGCTTTTACACCAAGCTGGCTGAGCAGCTTCATGGTGGTATCGATGTCCTTTAGTTTCGGGACATTCTGGATCTCGACCGGATCGGATGCCAGCAGAGCAGCAAACAGGA is a window from the Pantoea sp. CCBC3-3-1 genome containing:
- a CDS encoding helix-turn-helix domain-containing protein; amino-acid sequence: MVDKKKDWHNADIIAGLRKRGTTLAGLSREAGLSSSTLANALFRSWPKGEWLIADALMTHPSEIWPSRYYDPVTNKLIDRKKLMRS
- the murA gene encoding UDP-N-acetylglucosamine 1-carboxyvinyltransferase, producing MDKFRVQGPTRLSGEVTISGAKNAALPILFAALLASDPVEIQNVPKLKDIDTTMKLLSQLGVKAERNGSVHLDASDVNIYCAPYDLVKTMRASIWALGPLVARFGQGQVSLPGGCAIGARPVDLHITGLEQLGAEIKLEEGYVKASVNGRLKGAHIVMDKVSVGATVTIMSAATLATGKTVIENAAREPEIVDTANFLNTLGAKITGAGSDRITIEGVERLGGGVYRVLPDRIETGTFLIAAAISGGKVICRDTQPDTLDAVLAKLREAGADIELGDDWISLDMQGKRPKAVNFRTAPHPGFPTDMQAQFSLLNLVAEGTGVITETIFENRFMHVPELIRMGAHAEIESNTAICHGVEKLSGAQVMATDLRASASLVLAGCIAEGTTIVDRIYHIDRGYEHIEDKLIALGARIERISGSE
- the ispB gene encoding octaprenyl diphosphate synthase; translation: MNLEQINELTAQDMADVNATILEQLNSEVSLINQLGYYIISGGGKRIRPMIAVLAARAVNYSGKQHVTVAALIEFIHTATLLHDDVVDESDMRRGKATANAAFGNAASVLVGDFIYTRAFQMMTSLGSLRVLALMSEAVNVIAEGEVLQLMNCNDPDITEESYMRVIYSKTARLFEAAAQSSAILADASPEQERALQDYGRYIGTAFQLIDDLLDYSADGKTLGKNVGDDLSEGKPTLPLLHAMRNGTAEQAAMIREAIEQGNGRHLLDPVLETMRQCGSLEWTRESAEREADKAIASLAVLPESPWRSALEALAHMSVQREF
- the rplU gene encoding 50S ribosomal protein L21, producing the protein MYAVFQSGGKQHRVSEGQTVRLEKLDIATGETIEFDQVLMIANGEEVTIGAPLVSGGVIKAEIIAHGRGDKIKIVKFRRRKHYRKQQGHRQWFTDVKITGISA
- the cgtA gene encoding Obg family GTPase CgtA gives rise to the protein MKFVDEATILVAAGDGGNGCVSFRREKYIPRGGPDGGDGGDGGDVYMQADENLNTLIDYRFEKSFRAERGQNGQSRDCTGKRGKDVIIKVPVGTRIIDQGTGETLGDMMTHGQVQMVAKGGWHGLGNTRFKSSVNRSPRQKTMGTPGEKRDLQLELMLLADVGMLGLPNAGKSTFIRAVSAAKPKVADYPFTTLVPSLGVVRMDSEQSFVVADIPGLIEGASDGAGLGIRFLKHLERCRVLLHTIDLAPIDESDPVENARIILAELEKYSEKLFNKPRWLVFNKVDLLDQEEAESRAKAIADALGWTEKYYLISAANRVGVTPLCWDVMSFINANPKEAEVEEKQPEKVEFMWDDYHRQQLEEAEVAVEEDDDWDEDWDDEDDEGVEIIYQR
- the fepB gene encoding Fe2+-enterobactin ABC transporter substrate-binding protein yields the protein MIRFARLVVPLLLSAFSVVPFTQAQAEQGWPRHIPNRDGELVINHQPERIVSTSVTLTGSLLAIGAPVVASGAAMPGHKITDQQGFFRQWGKTATEKGVKRLYTGEPNLEAIAAENPDLIIVSATGNDSALPIYERLSAMAPTLVVNYDDKSWQQVERILAQATGHEAQAEKSIQTYAQREKEVKAKLVLPPQPVSALVFNAHSRLVNLWTTESAQGKLLESLGFTLAQLPAVSIKASQRMKRKDIVPLSGENLVTGLTGNTVMMFATGEEGKAALLAEPLLAATPAVKNKQVYALGDESFRLDYYSASNLLTRLEQLFAKQ
- the rpmA gene encoding 50S ribosomal protein L27, with the translated sequence MAHKKAGGSTRNGRDSNAKRLGVKRFGGESVLAGSIIVRQRGTKFHAGTNVGCGRDHTLFATANGKVQFEVKGPNNRKYISIVAE